From the Streptomyces sp. Tu 2975 genome, one window contains:
- the hmgA gene encoding homogentisate 1,2-dioxygenase: protein MSGTGQARKIVEGLTEASFSPGFGNEHSSEAEPGALPHGRNSPQRAPLGLYAEQLSGSAFTEPRAHNRRSWLYRIRPSAAHPPFVRVDNGRIRTAPFTETVPDPNRLRWNPLPEPAPGTDWLAGLWTLGGNGDVTQRTGMAVHLYHADTSMTDRVFSNADGELLIVPESGGLLLVTEFGLLPARPGEVALVPRGVRFRVELLDATARGYVCENYGQPFELPELGPIGANGLANARDFLAPVAAYEDVEQPVEVVNKFCGNLWAATYDHSPLDVVAWHGTHVPYVYDLHRFNVIGTISYDHPDPSIFTVLTSPSDTPGLAGVDFVVFAPRWLVGEDTFRPPYFHRNVMSEYMGLIEGAYDAKAEGFVPGGGSLHNMMSAHGPDRETFDRASAAELKPQKIDDGLAFMFETRWPVTATAQAANADHLQMGYDDVWQGLQRHFRS, encoded by the coding sequence ATGAGTGGCACCGGACAGGCGCGGAAGATTGTCGAGGGGTTGACGGAGGCGTCGTTCTCCCCCGGCTTCGGCAACGAGCACAGCTCGGAGGCGGAGCCGGGCGCCCTTCCGCACGGGCGCAACTCCCCCCAGCGCGCCCCCCTCGGCCTCTACGCGGAACAGCTCAGCGGCTCGGCCTTCACCGAGCCCCGCGCGCACAACCGCCGGTCCTGGCTGTACCGCATCCGCCCGTCTGCCGCGCACCCTCCCTTCGTCCGCGTCGACAACGGCCGCATCCGCACCGCTCCCTTCACCGAGACCGTGCCCGACCCGAACCGGCTGCGCTGGAACCCGCTGCCCGAACCGGCCCCCGGCACCGACTGGCTGGCCGGGCTGTGGACACTCGGCGGCAACGGCGACGTGACGCAGCGCACCGGCATGGCCGTGCACCTCTACCACGCCGATACGTCCATGACGGACCGGGTGTTCAGCAACGCGGACGGCGAGCTGCTGATCGTCCCCGAGAGCGGCGGGCTGCTGCTGGTGACCGAGTTCGGGCTGCTGCCCGCCCGGCCCGGGGAGGTCGCGCTCGTCCCCCGCGGCGTCCGCTTCCGGGTCGAGCTTCTGGACGCCACCGCCCGCGGCTACGTCTGCGAGAACTACGGGCAGCCCTTCGAACTCCCCGAGCTCGGCCCGATCGGCGCGAACGGCCTGGCCAACGCACGCGACTTCCTGGCCCCTGTCGCCGCCTACGAGGACGTCGAGCAGCCGGTCGAGGTGGTCAACAAGTTCTGCGGGAACCTGTGGGCGGCGACCTACGACCACTCCCCCCTCGACGTGGTCGCCTGGCACGGCACCCATGTCCCGTACGTCTACGACCTGCACCGCTTCAACGTCATCGGGACGATCTCGTACGACCACCCCGACCCGTCGATCTTCACGGTGCTGACCTCGCCCTCCGACACCCCGGGTCTCGCCGGTGTGGACTTCGTCGTCTTCGCACCGCGCTGGCTGGTCGGCGAGGACACCTTCCGCCCGCCGTACTTCCACCGCAACGTGATGAGCGAGTACATGGGGCTGATCGAAGGCGCCTACGACGCCAAGGCCGAAGGGTTCGTCCCCGGCGGCGGCTCCCTGCACAACATGATGTCGGCGCACGGCCCCGACCGGGAGACCTTCGACCGGGCGAGCGCGGCCGAGCTGAAGCCGCAGAAGATCGACGACGGGCTTGCCTTCATGTTCGAGACCCGCTGGCCGGTGACCGCCACCGCCCAGGCGGCGAACGCCGACCATCTGCAGATGGGCTACGACGACGTGTGGCAGGGTCTTCAGCGCCACTTCAGGTCGTAG
- a CDS encoding TetR/AcrR family transcriptional regulator, whose amino-acid sequence MDRHDGRVSQPPLRRRPVQRRSADRLARILDACAALLDESGYEQLSTRAVAERAGVPIGSVYRFFGNKRALVVALGHRNLDAYADRVTRRLAARSGEDWSAAIDVMLDEYLAMKRTCPGFTLVDFGAQLPVGAPVEGVHREVADRLGELLASHLGRESGTELRRAVLVCVEAADALLQLAFRSRAGGDEAIIAEARRLLRAYLSQVLGASGSRENRA is encoded by the coding sequence ATGGACCGGCATGATGGCCGCGTGTCCCAGCCACCACTGCGCCGCCGTCCGGTCCAGCGGCGAAGCGCCGACCGGCTCGCCCGCATCCTCGACGCGTGCGCCGCGCTGCTGGACGAGAGCGGCTACGAGCAGCTGTCGACCCGGGCGGTCGCGGAGCGGGCGGGAGTGCCCATCGGGTCGGTCTACCGCTTCTTCGGCAACAAGCGCGCGCTGGTCGTCGCGCTCGGCCACCGCAATCTCGACGCCTACGCCGACCGTGTCACCCGGCGGCTCGCCGCACGCTCCGGCGAGGACTGGAGCGCCGCGATCGATGTGATGCTCGACGAGTACCTGGCGATGAAGCGCACCTGCCCCGGCTTCACCCTCGTCGACTTCGGCGCGCAGTTGCCGGTCGGCGCGCCGGTGGAGGGGGTGCACCGCGAGGTCGCCGACCGGCTCGGCGAGCTGCTGGCCTCGCATCTGGGGCGTGAGTCCGGCACGGAGCTGCGCAGGGCGGTACTGGTGTGCGTGGAGGCGGCGGACGCGCTGCTGCAGCTGGCGTTCCGGTCGAGGGCCGGGGGTGACGAGGCGATCATCGCGGAGGCCCGGCGGTTGCTACGCGCCTACCTCTCCCAGGTACTGGGGGCCTCCGGATCGCGGGAAAACCGGGCGTGA